A DNA window from Deltaproteobacteria bacterium contains the following coding sequences:
- a CDS encoding phosphate/phosphite/phosphonate ABC transporter substrate-binding protein, with protein sequence MDTGSKKANHFGQAFTLSILLCCGFLLSPVSLAQADPLVLATLNSTPSNEIKRLLPFSNYIAQRLQMQEVDKVKLRVEKNIIKIGQLIQEDKVDIYFGNPFTALALNRLSGMKFLLQALSQGADRHPSVIFVKSNSAMKKLTDLQGRKIAFEDPLSAEGYLLPKWLLMEKGLKLKLLKKVTDEVGMGELGYIFSRDDINTLLWVKKGKVDAGAVDSHIYAKQAKESLDQLRIIEKTISLPSLLIGYRSDLSPKLLTRLKFVLQNMHKTDEGKVILKDLDEISKFVEIPPNALDPLLKANKYLNSEFNFQ encoded by the coding sequence ATGGATACGGGGTCTAAAAAAGCGAATCATTTCGGACAGGCCTTTACCCTTTCTATTTTGCTGTGTTGCGGTTTCCTACTTTCTCCTGTTTCCCTTGCACAGGCTGATCCCTTGGTTCTTGCCACCCTTAATTCAACTCCGAGTAACGAAATCAAAAGGTTGCTTCCCTTTTCCAACTATATTGCCCAAAGACTTCAAATGCAGGAAGTGGACAAAGTAAAGCTCAGAGTTGAGAAAAATATTATTAAAATCGGACAATTGATTCAAGAAGACAAAGTGGATATCTACTTTGGAAATCCTTTTACGGCACTTGCACTCAATCGTTTAAGCGGAATGAAGTTTCTGCTTCAAGCGCTTTCTCAAGGTGCAGATAGGCATCCCTCAGTCATTTTTGTGAAAAGTAATAGTGCAATGAAAAAGTTAACGGATTTACAAGGCAGGAAAATCGCGTTTGAAGATCCTCTTTCTGCTGAGGGTTATCTGTTGCCGAAATGGCTATTGATGGAAAAAGGCCTGAAACTTAAGCTTCTTAAAAAAGTTACCGATGAGGTGGGGATGGGAGAATTGGGCTATATCTTCAGCAGGGACGACATCAATACCTTGCTTTGGGTAAAAAAAGGAAAGGTGGATGCAGGAGCGGTAGATTCGCACATTTATGCAAAACAGGCGAAGGAATCCCTGGATCAACTGAGAATTATCGAGAAGACTATTTCTCTTCCTTCTCTTTTAATTGGCTATCGATCCGATCTATCTCCTAAACTGCTGACTCGTCTCAAATTCGTCCTTCAAAATATGCATAAGACCGATGAAGGGAAGGTCATTCTGAAAGATCTAGACGAAATTTCTAAGTTCGTAGAAATCCCTCCCAACGCCTTGGATCCTTTATTAAAAGCCAACAAATATCTTAATTCCGAATTCAATTTCCAATGA
- a CDS encoding ABC transporter permease has product MIQITNLSKTYVMGDTPVKALDGVTLTIEKGEFVAIMGPSGSGKSTLMHILGLLDVPDEGSYKLLGEEVSHLSEDELALLRSRTIGFIFQQFNLLARRSALQNVALPLIYSNFQASDDHAQELLGQVGLGNRLDHKPSELSGGQQQRVAIARSLINDPPLVFADEPTGNLDSASEEEIIQILTRLNEAGITVVIVTHEPEIGARTKRIIRMRDGKIQSDERVEHHPLPGPLPSRERGKESRKFSSGSFFKEMAEHFRQAFGSIVSNKIRSILSMLGILIGVAAVIAMLALGAGAKSSVETQLASLGSNLLVLRPGAARTQGVSLGAAAVSRLTLEDARDVKQNVESVSRVSPSVTGRGQVVYLDKNWSTQIQGVGPDYASMRASEPSSGRFFDEEENQKRARVAVIGKTIVRELFGTNNPLGEYFKINKVLFQVIGVLPEKGANGFRDQDDVIVIPLNTAMRRLLGKDYVDSIDIEVKDASLLDTAQNEIQELVQRRYRLDPNQQQKSFEVRNMADIQAALSETSKTLSWLLASIATISLVVGGIGIMNIMLVSVTERTREIGLRKALGAKRRDILMQFLIEAMVVSVTGGLIGVSLGWTVTYLMSKLSGWAAIVSSGSIILAFVFSAGIGIVFGLWPAKKASQLNPIQALRHE; this is encoded by the coding sequence ATGATACAAATCACCAATCTTTCTAAAACCTATGTGATGGGTGATACCCCTGTGAAGGCCTTGGATGGTGTGACTCTTACGATTGAGAAGGGAGAATTCGTGGCCATCATGGGGCCTTCCGGTTCCGGAAAGTCGACTCTGATGCATATTTTGGGTTTGCTGGATGTGCCGGATGAAGGATCTTACAAGCTCTTGGGCGAGGAAGTTTCTCATTTGAGCGAAGATGAGTTGGCCCTGCTCCGCAGCCGGACGATCGGTTTTATCTTTCAGCAATTTAATCTCTTGGCCAGGCGTTCCGCACTGCAAAATGTTGCGCTTCCTCTTATTTATTCCAATTTTCAGGCCTCAGACGATCATGCCCAGGAACTTTTAGGTCAAGTAGGTTTAGGGAATAGGTTAGACCATAAACCCAGCGAGCTTTCGGGAGGGCAGCAACAGCGGGTGGCCATCGCCCGATCCCTCATTAATGATCCTCCCCTGGTTTTCGCGGATGAACCCACTGGAAATCTGGATTCTGCAAGTGAAGAAGAAATTATTCAGATTTTAACGCGCTTAAATGAAGCGGGCATTACCGTGGTTATAGTGACGCATGAGCCCGAAATAGGGGCAAGGACTAAACGTATTATTCGCATGCGAGATGGAAAAATTCAGTCGGATGAGCGGGTCGAGCATCACCCTCTCCCTGGCCCTCTCCCCTCGAGGGAGAGGGGAAAAGAAAGTAGAAAATTTTCTTCGGGATCTTTTTTCAAGGAAATGGCCGAACATTTCCGTCAAGCCTTCGGGTCTATTGTTTCTAATAAAATTCGTTCGATTTTATCGATGCTGGGAATTCTCATCGGAGTCGCTGCAGTCATTGCTATGCTTGCTTTGGGGGCAGGGGCCAAGAGTTCGGTGGAAACACAGTTGGCCTCCCTGGGCTCCAATTTATTGGTGCTTCGTCCGGGTGCAGCACGAACTCAAGGCGTTTCTCTGGGGGCTGCAGCAGTCAGCCGTCTCACCCTGGAGGATGCGCGAGATGTGAAGCAAAATGTGGAAAGTGTTTCGCGTGTTTCTCCCTCGGTGACAGGTCGGGGGCAGGTGGTTTATCTGGATAAGAACTGGAGTACTCAAATTCAGGGGGTGGGGCCCGATTATGCGAGTATGCGTGCCTCAGAGCCTTCATCAGGGAGATTTTTTGACGAAGAAGAAAATCAAAAACGCGCCCGTGTAGCCGTGATCGGAAAAACCATTGTGCGCGAACTCTTCGGAACCAATAATCCGCTGGGAGAATATTTTAAAATCAACAAGGTGCTTTTTCAGGTGATCGGTGTATTGCCCGAGAAAGGGGCCAACGGTTTTAGAGATCAGGATGACGTGATTGTGATTCCCCTCAATACAGCGATGCGACGCCTTTTAGGAAAAGACTATGTCGATTCTATCGATATCGAAGTAAAGGATGCTTCTCTGTTGGATACGGCCCAAAATGAAATTCAGGAGCTTGTGCAACGGCGATATCGTTTGGATCCCAACCAGCAGCAAAAAAGTTTTGAAGTGCGAAACATGGCTGACATTCAGGCTGCACTTTCCGAAACCAGCAAAACCCTTTCCTGGTTATTGGCTTCGATTGCCACCATTTCACTGGTGGTGGGGGGGATTGGAATTATGAATATCATGCTGGTTTCTGTCACCGAACGTACCCGGGAAATTGGTTTAAGAAAGGCCTTGGGCGCCAAGCGTCGTGATATTTTAATGCAATTTCTGATCGAGGCGATGGTGGTGAGTGTGACGGGCGGGCTCATCGGAGTGAGTCTGGGTTGGACGGTGACCTATCTGATGTCCAAACTCTCGGGTTGGGCGGCCATTGTTTCTTCAGGCTCCATTATTCTAGCCTTTGTGTTTTCTGCAGGCATTGGAATTGTTTTCGGTCTTTGGCCCGCCAAGAAAGCCTCCCAGCTTAATCCTATCCAGGCTTTACGACATGAGTGA